One genomic window of Staphylococcus hsinchuensis includes the following:
- a CDS encoding PTS transporter subunit EIIC, whose translation MTKEQRLAEDIIKAVGGMDNMDSVINCMTRVRIKVLDEDKVNYDNLKSTEGVMGVVKDERIQVVVGPGTVNKVAQHMSDLSGVKLGETIPHDKSDFKTNAEERAKKNKAAVKSKQKNGKFNRVLKVIANIFIPLIPAFIGAGLIGGIGAVLSNLLAAHMISGAWVTQLVTIFNVIKDGMLAYLAIFTGINAAKEFGATPGLGGVIGGTTLLTGLTEKTAITNIFTGEPLQAGQGGILGVIFAVWILSMIEKRLHKIVPNAIDIIITPTISLLVTGLMTIFIFMPIAGFISDGLVSVINGIINIGGIFSGFIIGAFFLPLVMVGLHHIFTPIHIEMINQSGATYLLPIAAMSGAGQVGAALALWVRCKKNTTLRNTIKGALPIGFLGIGEPLIYGVTLPLGRPFITACIGGGIGGAVIGGIGHIGAKAIGPSGVSLLPLISDNMYLGYIAGLLAAYIGGFIFTYFLGTTKDMRETDSLGD comes from the coding sequence ATGACTAAAGAACAAAGATTAGCTGAAGATATTATCAAGGCAGTCGGTGGCATGGATAATATGGATAGTGTAATTAACTGTATGACGCGTGTCCGTATCAAAGTGCTAGATGAAGACAAAGTCAATTATGACAATCTCAAAAGCACTGAAGGGGTTATGGGAGTTGTTAAGGACGAGCGCATTCAAGTTGTTGTCGGCCCTGGAACTGTGAATAAAGTAGCCCAGCATATGTCTGATTTAAGTGGTGTTAAATTAGGCGAAACTATTCCTCATGATAAATCAGATTTCAAGACGAACGCTGAAGAACGAGCGAAGAAAAATAAAGCAGCAGTTAAAAGTAAGCAAAAAAATGGTAAGTTTAATCGTGTATTGAAAGTAATCGCCAATATATTCATTCCATTAATCCCCGCATTTATCGGTGCTGGATTAATTGGAGGTATTGGTGCTGTCTTAAGTAACTTATTAGCAGCTCACATGATTTCCGGAGCATGGGTCACTCAATTAGTTACCATTTTTAACGTAATTAAAGATGGGATGCTAGCCTATCTTGCTATTTTCACAGGTATTAATGCAGCCAAAGAATTTGGAGCTACACCAGGTTTAGGTGGTGTAATTGGTGGTACGACATTACTCACTGGACTCACTGAGAAGACAGCTATTACAAACATCTTCACTGGCGAACCTCTACAAGCCGGTCAAGGTGGTATTCTCGGAGTTATCTTTGCAGTATGGATTTTAAGTATGATTGAAAAGCGATTACACAAAATTGTGCCTAACGCGATTGATATCATCATTACCCCTACTATTTCACTATTAGTTACAGGTTTGATGACAATCTTCATATTTATGCCTATTGCTGGCTTTATCTCTGACGGTTTGGTTTCAGTAATTAATGGTATTATAAATATAGGTGGTATTTTTAGTGGTTTCATTATAGGCGCTTTCTTTTTACCACTTGTTATGGTAGGATTGCATCATATTTTCACACCAATTCATATCGAAATGATCAACCAATCAGGTGCGACGTACTTACTTCCGATTGCAGCGATGTCTGGCGCAGGTCAAGTAGGTGCCGCATTAGCACTATGGGTACGTTGTAAGAAAAACACTACTTTACGTAATACGATTAAAGGTGCTTTACCTATTGGTTTCTTAGGAATTGGTGAGCCATTAATCTACGGTGTAACATTACCATTAGGCAGACCTTTCATCACTGCATGTATTGGTGGAGGTATCGGTGGTGCTGTCATCGGAGGTATTGGACATATCGGAGCCAAAGCGATTGGCCCAAGCGGTGTTTCATTGTTACCACTTATCTCGGATAATATGTATCTAGGTTATATTGCAGGCTTACTTGCCGCTTATATAGGTGGTTTCATCTTCACTTATTTCTTAGGTACGACAAAAGATATGAGAGAAACTGATAGTTTAGGGGATTGA
- the murQ gene encoding N-acetylmuramic acid 6-phosphate etherase → MKHLTTETRNEATMHLDEMSIQQALKTMNQEDQRVSQAINTALPQIAKVIEVTTTQFKNGGRIIYIGAGTSGRLGVLDAAECVPTFNTDPGDVIGIIAGGSRAMTEAVEGAEDDEMLAQTNLKEIELNNKDVVIGISASGRTPFVKGGLYYAKHLGAHTVSIACNTNTEISESAEFPIEVAVGPEVLTGSTRLKAGTAQKLILNMISTLTMVGVGKVYDNLMIDVKATNQKLVDRSIRIIQDICDITYEQAQKLYETARSDVKVAVVMHLCDINREAAQERLKRNNNIVKQAIKDQ, encoded by the coding sequence ATGAAACATTTAACAACAGAAACAAGAAATGAAGCTACCATGCATTTAGATGAAATGTCTATTCAACAAGCTTTGAAAACAATGAATCAAGAAGATCAACGTGTCTCACAAGCTATCAACACTGCATTACCACAAATTGCAAAGGTTATTGAAGTAACTACAACACAATTTAAGAATGGAGGGCGCATCATATATATAGGTGCTGGAACGAGTGGGCGTTTAGGCGTACTCGATGCCGCAGAATGTGTACCTACTTTCAATACAGACCCTGGTGATGTTATTGGTATTATCGCTGGAGGTTCACGTGCTATGACAGAAGCCGTCGAAGGTGCCGAAGATGATGAAATGCTTGCTCAAACAAACTTAAAAGAAATTGAACTGAATAATAAAGATGTCGTCATAGGTATTTCCGCAAGCGGTCGCACACCTTTCGTTAAAGGTGGTTTATATTATGCAAAACATTTAGGCGCACATACTGTTTCAATAGCTTGTAATACCAACACTGAAATTAGTGAAAGCGCTGAATTTCCTATCGAAGTTGCTGTAGGACCAGAAGTATTAACAGGTTCAACACGATTAAAAGCAGGTACTGCACAGAAGTTAATACTCAATATGATTTCAACACTAACAATGGTAGGAGTAGGTAAAGTTTATGACAATCTAATGATTGATGTTAAAGCCACAAATCAAAAGCTTGTCGACCGATCAATTAGAATTATCCAAGATATTTGTGATATTACCTACGAGCAAGCACAGAAGTTATATGAAACTGCCCGCTCAGACGTCAAAGTAGCAGTTGTCATGCATTTATGTGATATCAATCGAGAAGCTGCTCAAGAAAGATTAAAACGTAACAACAATATCGTTAAACAAGCAATTAAAGATCAATAA
- a CDS encoding helix-turn-helix transcriptional regulator, whose product MNKRERQNKLVQAIQKNRQITATELAQNMKVSKRTILRDIQDLEDQGVKILAKHGKLGGYQLRETQSSYSIELTESQLSALFLVLNESQSYSTLPYREEIQAIIKKCLNLPYTKMRRTLKKLDRYIKFDNHHQPDLPEIFSDVLIYCTERNVMSVEYQQDNQTYTENIIFIGLLCKDGIWKAVIFEIGLGTTNEIPITAIQDIAYSFEKTIKTQDITISNYHQFLNPTES is encoded by the coding sequence ATGAATAAACGAGAGCGACAAAATAAACTCGTACAAGCTATTCAAAAAAATAGACAGATAACCGCTACGGAATTAGCACAAAATATGAAAGTATCCAAACGCACCATTTTAAGAGATATACAAGATTTAGAAGATCAAGGTGTAAAGATATTAGCTAAACATGGTAAACTCGGTGGCTATCAATTACGAGAAACACAAAGTAGCTACTCAATCGAACTCACAGAGAGTCAGTTGTCTGCTTTATTTTTAGTATTAAATGAAAGTCAATCTTACTCGACTTTACCGTACAGAGAAGAAATTCAAGCAATTATAAAAAAATGCCTTAACCTTCCATACACAAAAATGAGGCGCACGTTAAAAAAGTTAGATCGATATATTAAGTTCGACAACCATCACCAACCAGATTTACCTGAAATTTTTTCAGATGTATTAATTTATTGTACGGAGAGAAATGTGATGTCTGTCGAGTACCAACAAGATAATCAAACATATACGGAAAACATTATATTTATAGGATTACTTTGTAAAGACGGTATTTGGAAAGCTGTTATCTTTGAAATTGGTTTAGGTACTACTAATGAAATTCCAATTACTGCTATTCAAGATATCGCTTATTCTTTCGAAAAAACGATAAAAACCCAAGATATTACAATTAGTAACTATCACCAATTTTTAAATCCAACTGAAAGTTAA
- a CDS encoding CPBP family intramembrane glutamic endopeptidase: MTSWKQKFEKLNGYDFLTIPILIVSLIILSLLGMGYRLYFVGEISKQQEVMFGAIIQLMSYIIVILSIYLIHFERIDEFVRCIRYQLSYIKQHIVLLVIVFIGLYVLTYCYNALIQFMPGKMQFNETQNELKLSVLFDNPTFLPITFIFVVIAAPMIEEFIFRHLIIGELGKIFNYYIMGVVSAVLFTLIHVTGAHSPLEFGSYIILASGLVLVYLKSGRKLGASLFIHALNNFVAFVISAFF; encoded by the coding sequence TTGACGTCATGGAAACAAAAGTTTGAAAAATTAAATGGTTATGATTTTTTAACAATACCGATTTTAATAGTGAGCTTAATCATATTATCGTTATTAGGCATGGGCTACCGTTTATACTTTGTAGGTGAAATTTCTAAACAACAAGAAGTGATGTTTGGGGCAATTATTCAATTGATGTCATATATTATTGTGATATTGAGTATTTATCTCATACATTTTGAACGTATTGATGAGTTTGTGCGTTGTATTAGATATCAATTATCGTATATTAAACAACATATCGTATTATTAGTGATTGTGTTTATCGGATTGTATGTTCTAACGTATTGTTATAATGCGTTGATACAATTTATGCCGGGAAAAATGCAGTTTAACGAAACACAAAATGAATTAAAGTTATCAGTTTTATTTGATAATCCAACATTTTTACCGATTACTTTTATATTTGTAGTTATCGCAGCGCCAATGATTGAAGAGTTTATATTTAGACACTTGATTATTGGAGAATTGGGAAAAATATTTAATTACTATATAATGGGCGTGGTTTCAGCAGTATTATTTACTCTGATACATGTAACAGGAGCTCACTCTCCATTAGAGTTTGGGAGTTACATCATATTAGCCTCTGGATTGGTATTAGTATATTTAAAATCAGGAAGAAAGCTAGGTGCAAGTCTGTTTATACATGCTTTGAATAACTTTGTAGCTTTTGTGATAAGTGCTTTCTTCTAA
- a CDS encoding MupG family TIM beta-alpha barrel fold protein: MHGFSIYLGKPFDKAYAKQMVELGYTTIFTSVQIPEEDEQTKYHYFTELLEELATYQVTYMIDINPDLLNERFFNILQRYNTAQFIIRIDNKTSTQSIDAITLRGYQCCLNASIVSEELLSELKQQLQDFSKLCYCHNYYPRPDTGLAETFVQQQNERILHHNTQADIYAFVAGSEYRGPLYKGLPTLESTRKIHPIAAAQRLKDTNVEHILVGDPYLTPELAEQLMQYLQNRHFTISIQLTDDQVAYIVEQPHSVRPDNPQHVIRSQESRHYCNSEIQPKSNQTRARGAITVDNHLNGRYQGELQIIKQTLPAHPNINVIGHVIQRDVALIDILSPSDTFDFKVKKEEIKE, encoded by the coding sequence GTGCATGGTTTTTCAATTTATCTCGGTAAACCGTTCGATAAAGCTTATGCTAAACAAATGGTTGAATTAGGGTACACAACAATTTTCACATCTGTACAAATTCCTGAAGAAGACGAACAAACAAAATATCACTATTTTACAGAACTACTAGAAGAACTAGCCACTTATCAAGTGACGTATATGATAGATATCAACCCTGATCTCCTGAATGAACGATTTTTTAATATATTGCAACGTTATAATACTGCGCAATTTATTATACGTATTGATAATAAGACCTCCACGCAATCCATCGATGCAATCACATTACGCGGCTATCAATGCTGTCTTAACGCAAGTATTGTAAGTGAAGAGTTACTATCTGAGCTCAAACAACAACTTCAAGACTTTTCAAAGTTATGTTACTGCCATAATTACTACCCTCGTCCTGATACTGGTCTAGCGGAAACGTTTGTTCAACAACAAAATGAACGCATCTTGCATCACAATACTCAAGCTGACATCTATGCATTTGTTGCAGGTTCTGAATATAGAGGACCACTTTATAAAGGATTACCTACATTGGAATCGACTCGAAAGATTCATCCTATCGCAGCAGCACAACGTTTAAAAGATACGAATGTGGAACATATTTTAGTTGGTGATCCGTACCTTACACCTGAATTAGCGGAACAATTAATGCAATATTTACAAAACAGACACTTTACCATCTCTATTCAACTCACAGATGACCAAGTAGCGTATATTGTAGAACAACCTCATTCAGTAAGACCTGATAACCCACAACATGTTATACGGTCTCAAGAATCTCGTCACTATTGCAATAGTGAGATACAACCTAAATCAAATCAAACAAGAGCAAGAGGCGCAATCACAGTAGATAATCACCTCAATGGTCGTTACCAAGGTGAATTACAGATTATAAAACAAACTCTACCTGCGCATCCAAATATCAATGTTATTGGTCATGTAATACAACGAGATGTTGCTTTGATTGATATATTAAGCCCTTCAGATACATTCGATTTTAAAGTTAAAAAGGAAGAGATTAAGGAGTAA